One stretch of Tepidibacter hydrothermalis DNA includes these proteins:
- a CDS encoding copper transporter → MNVNMKYFIVTLSAIFISLGIGILIGFNLNTNGAFDEQQTQIIDDLENKFNLMKEENTKKENDILNITKENENLNKYIENSFSYVVDNKLEGKNIGIIKTTEDYFYPNVEEVINKANGHMAFNIVIKDKLINEFEIAELNKVFNLNLKDKNEFINYICQITYVDKNTDLLNQMNEKGIIEIKTLNLEYNNLDAVILEGGSLKNNENKLNIVDKNIIKYFKDNNINLLGTERRDVQNSYIPFYKESKISTIDNLNEVMGKISLIMVIEGKTGHFGVKETADEFTPLEIK, encoded by the coding sequence ATGAATGTAAACATGAAGTATTTTATAGTAACATTAAGTGCTATTTTTATAAGTTTGGGAATTGGAATATTAATAGGATTCAACTTAAACACTAATGGAGCATTTGATGAGCAACAAACTCAAATAATAGATGATTTAGAGAATAAATTTAATCTTATGAAAGAAGAAAATACTAAAAAGGAAAATGACATTTTAAATATAACTAAAGAAAATGAAAATCTAAATAAATATATAGAAAATTCATTTAGTTATGTAGTAGATAATAAATTAGAAGGAAAAAATATAGGTATAATCAAAACTACAGAAGATTATTTTTATCCTAATGTAGAAGAAGTTATAAATAAGGCTAATGGACATATGGCATTTAACATTGTTATAAAAGATAAATTGATAAATGAATTTGAAATAGCTGAATTAAACAAAGTATTTAATTTAAATTTAAAAGATAAGAATGAGTTTATAAATTATATATGCCAAATAACTTATGTAGATAAAAATACCGATTTATTAAATCAAATGAATGAAAAAGGAATAATAGAGATAAAAACTTTAAATCTTGAGTATAATAATTTAGATGCTGTTATACTTGAAGGTGGAAGCTTAAAAAATAATGAGAACAAGTTAAATATCGTAGATAAAAATATAATTAAATATTTTAAAGACAACAATATAAATCTTCTTGGAACTGAAAGAAGAGATGTTCAAAATTCATATATTCCATTTTACAAAGAATCCAAAATATCTACTATAGATAACTTAAATGAAGTTATGGGTAAGATATCATTGATTATGGTTATTGAAGGAAAAACAGGACACTTTGGAGTAAAGGAAACTGCAGACGAATTTACACCTTTAGAAATTAAATAA
- a CDS encoding DUF2971 domain-containing protein translates to MAYTYSDWEERIKDRTDLTSTLTHLTKPRENIQNLNDDEINILAVNNLIRILKDKEIKGSTTETGYIVGDDTSACFQDAPLNSLIQNIEHEKRRRNQGKQRKVRYCGVGLTFRKQFVFNKGGRPVIYEKTKVAEEFLSENEHWRIVNIDLSEDNNIIDWTHEREWRVKGSLKFNWGTAHIVLPDKECIDYFKEKCPEHILNEIGGISNLKAFQI, encoded by the coding sequence ATGGCTTATACATACAGTGATTGGGAAGAAAGAATAAAAGATAGAACAGACTTAACTTCAACACTTACGCACTTAACAAAACCAAGAGAAAATATACAAAATCTAAATGATGATGAAATAAATATTTTAGCTGTTAACAACTTAATTCGCATATTAAAAGATAAAGAAATTAAAGGTAGTACTACAGAAACAGGATATATAGTTGGTGATGATACTTCAGCTTGCTTTCAAGATGCACCACTAAACTCATTAATTCAGAATATTGAACATGAAAAAAGAAGGAGAAATCAAGGTAAACAGAGGAAGGTTAGGTATTGTGGGGTTGGTTTAACCTTTAGAAAACAATTTGTTTTTAATAAAGGTGGAAGACCTGTAATATATGAAAAAACTAAAGTTGCAGAAGAGTTTTTATCTGAAAATGAGCATTGGAGAATAGTAAATATTGACTTATCTGAGGATAATAATATTATTGATTGGACACATGAACGAGAGTGGAGGGTAAAGGGCAGTTTAAAATTTAATTGGGGTACTGCTCATATTGTTTTACCTGATAAAGAATGCATAGACTATTTTAAAGAAAAATGTCCTGAACATATTTTAAATGAAATAGGTGGAATTAGTAATTTGAAAGCATTCCAAATATAG
- the steA gene encoding putative cytokinetic ring protein SteA, which produces MRLRAPIKIDRKTKNLAKRVQVGEIAVINHKDIDEVAANSLVEGKIKAIVNADMTISGRYPNKGPQILSNKNIYILDNVGKEVFDRLKDDDIVEIIDNKLYLNDELIGEGEVLDKDAIKQKTKLCYDNLSNELDNFIENTIEYAKKEKGFILGDLEIPKMKTNFKGRHALIVVRGQDYKVDLSTIIPYIEEMKPVLIGVDGGGDALLEFGYTPDMIVGDMDSISDECLRKCNEIVVHAYPDGRAPGLKRIESLGLEATIFPAPGTSEDIAMLTAYEYGAKLIVALGTHSNMIDFLEKGRKGMASTFLVRLKIGSKLIDAKGVNLLYRSKLKLKYIWGLILAALFPVCIVAYLSPSIQQLIKLMQIKIRLLMDF; this is translated from the coding sequence ATGCGATTAAGGGCTCCGATAAAAATAGATAGAAAAACTAAAAATCTAGCTAAAAGAGTGCAAGTAGGAGAGATTGCTGTAATAAATCATAAAGATATAGATGAGGTGGCAGCGAACTCCTTAGTAGAAGGGAAAATAAAAGCTATAGTAAATGCGGATATGACAATAAGTGGTAGATATCCAAATAAAGGACCTCAAATACTTTCAAATAAGAATATATATATATTAGATAATGTAGGAAAAGAAGTATTTGATAGATTAAAGGACGATGATATTGTTGAAATAATAGATAATAAATTGTACTTAAATGATGAACTAATAGGAGAAGGTGAAGTATTAGATAAAGATGCAATTAAACAAAAAACAAAATTATGCTATGACAATTTATCTAATGAATTAGATAATTTTATAGAAAATACTATAGAATATGCTAAAAAAGAAAAAGGGTTTATACTAGGGGATTTAGAAATTCCTAAAATGAAGACGAATTTTAAAGGAAGACATGCACTGATAGTAGTAAGAGGCCAAGACTACAAAGTGGATCTAAGTACTATAATTCCATATATAGAAGAGATGAAACCTGTGCTAATAGGAGTTGACGGTGGTGGAGATGCACTTTTAGAGTTTGGATATACACCTGATATGATAGTTGGAGATATGGACAGTATAAGTGATGAGTGTTTGAGAAAATGTAATGAAATAGTAGTACATGCATATCCAGATGGAAGAGCACCAGGACTTAAAAGAATAGAAAGTCTAGGACTTGAGGCTACTATATTTCCAGCACCTGGTACTAGCGAGGATATAGCTATGCTTACGGCATATGAATACGGTGCAAAGTTAATAGTTGCACTTGGAACTCATTCAAATATGATAGACTTTCTTGAAAAAGGAAGAAAAGGAATGGCAAGTACTTTTTTAGTAAGGCTTAAAATTGGATCAAAGCTTATAGATGCAAAAGGAGTTAACCTTTTATACAGAAGTAAACTAAAGCTAAAATATATATGGGGTCTTATTCTTGCAGCTCTTTTTCCTGTTTGTATAGTAGCTTATTTATCACCATCTATTCAACAGTTGATAAAACTTATGCAGATTAAAATTAGATTATTAATGGATTTTTAG
- a CDS encoding HNH endonuclease signature motif containing protein codes for MRLVDFYKFRLFKKIRDEMGIPEGYKAKFQSRLSFKKIDIGKIETELIERGRGLDVSIENIGTGEDDTFEYKGKKVVVYIRDQYSYNSQYKFHVSWCKTICEMRDNGKLNRYVVSRRKDGTFFVNIIDKNSHRIIQENKISELKVCKHCLGELDYNGYSYAIRNEKNKIYEEFAIDEFLKKYDTKFKQLPRYTDVTAPLNEYPKKWSKISMDYRSYKNWICEDCGNDFSTNKKMLDVHHIDGNKYNVEYSNLKALCKECHGNQYKHGHYKKIISNKQNT; via the coding sequence TTGAGATTAGTAGATTTTTATAAATTTAGATTATTTAAAAAAATTAGAGATGAAATGGGTATTCCAGAAGGATATAAAGCTAAATTTCAAAGTAGATTGAGTTTCAAAAAAATTGACATAGGCAAGATAGAAACTGAACTGATTGAACGAGGTAGAGGGTTAGATGTAAGTATAGAAAATATAGGTACCGGGGAAGATGATACCTTTGAATATAAAGGTAAAAAAGTAGTTGTGTATATTAGAGACCAATATTCATATAATTCTCAATATAAATTTCATGTATCTTGGTGCAAGACTATATGCGAAATGAGAGATAATGGAAAATTGAATAGGTATGTTGTTAGCAGAAGGAAGGATGGAACTTTTTTTGTCAATATAATTGATAAAAATAGTCATAGAATAATACAAGAAAATAAAATATCAGAATTAAAAGTGTGTAAACATTGTTTGGGTGAATTGGATTACAATGGATATTCATATGCAATTAGAAATGAAAAAAACAAAATATATGAAGAGTTTGCAATTGATGAGTTCTTAAAAAAATATGATACAAAGTTTAAACAATTACCTAGGTATACAGATGTAACAGCACCTTTGAATGAATATCCAAAAAAATGGAGTAAAATATCAATGGATTATAGGTCGTATAAAAATTGGATATGTGAAGACTGTGGGAATGATTTTTCTACTAATAAGAAAATGTTAGATGTACATCATATAGATGGTAATAAGTATAATGTAGAGTACTCAAATTTAAAAGCATTATGTAAGGAGTGCCATGGAAACCAATATAAGCATGGGCATTATAAGAAAATCATATCTAATAAACAAAATACTTAA
- a CDS encoding OmpA family protein: protein MKLSRNKLKHNDDNIWSSVSDLMSGLMIVFLFISISYMSRVTRETIQIKEQQQAVKKVITTHENIKLSIYKDLQEEFKNDIKNWGIEIDEDGTVRFLEPEVFFRVGSAELKPRFENILNDFFPRYINIVHGKYKDNIEEVRIEGYTSSEWGENVTLLESYFCNMELSQDRTRNVLSYIMNLESIKPYHEWLIEHITANGMSYSHREYDENDNEDEKASRRVEFKIRTNAEQVMSDIITKYSNDKKRDTN from the coding sequence ATGAAATTATCTAGAAATAAGTTAAAGCATAATGATGATAATATTTGGTCATCTGTGTCTGATTTAATGTCTGGGCTTATGATAGTATTTTTATTTATTTCTATATCATATATGTCTAGAGTAACTAGAGAAACTATACAAATTAAAGAGCAACAACAAGCTGTAAAAAAAGTCATTACTACTCATGAAAATATAAAGTTAAGTATATACAAAGATTTACAAGAAGAGTTTAAAAATGATATAAAAAATTGGGGTATAGAAATTGACGAGGATGGAACTGTCAGATTTTTAGAACCTGAAGTATTTTTTCGTGTGGGTAGTGCAGAATTAAAACCTAGATTTGAGAATATTTTAAATGACTTTTTTCCTAGATATATTAATATAGTACATGGAAAATATAAAGATAATATTGAAGAAGTGAGAATAGAAGGATATACATCGAGTGAATGGGGAGAGAATGTGACATTATTGGAATCGTATTTTTGTAATATGGAGTTATCACAAGACAGAACAAGAAATGTATTAAGCTATATCATGAATTTAGAAAGTATAAAACCATATCATGAATGGTTAATAGAGCATATAACGGCTAATGGAATGTCATATAGTCATAGAGAATACGATGAAAACGATAATGAAGATGAAAAAGCTTCAAGACGAGTTGAATTTAAAATAAGAACTAATGCTGAACAAGTAATGTCTGATATTATAACAAAATATAGTAATGATAAAAAGAGGGATACAAATTGA
- a CDS encoding HNH endonuclease yields MAIWLYTLTKQEKSAGTFSLKDGNEVDAITDNFIKIIRNNSIEEEAWWGISQKYSDIEINDEVYIYGSGYGLVGYSIVLSKNDDSKRIHIKFDIEKSQKIIDAEIPYKSFDKYLIKKPARLRSVIKVDKPIETLIQDTLNVNITEKNLTPNLDVFTINIDSPILLKEVGTSQYTDGVRIEKEFHLILNPPDSPFYVERGQARKIKVLFNNKIFEAEYRYENQARKDIELQSIRFKKDLKEEFRKVFPIPEGQFSIQIGEDLNHFVFNHLVELDTIDYEDEAKGYVEGKKAYRTHKIIERNQQVIKKSKVLFIKKHNGKLYCEACGFNFTEVYGDRGKDFIEGHHKKLVSQMKEGEKTRTEDIAMLCSNCHRMIHRKPLLSVEELSELIRNKAK; encoded by the coding sequence ATGGCTATTTGGCTATATACATTGACAAAGCAAGAAAAGTCAGCAGGAACATTTAGTTTAAAAGATGGAAATGAAGTTGACGCAATAACAGATAACTTCATAAAAATTATTAGAAACAATTCAATAGAAGAGGAAGCATGGTGGGGTATCAGTCAAAAGTATTCAGATATTGAAATTAATGATGAAGTTTATATTTATGGTAGCGGATATGGACTTGTAGGTTACTCAATCGTATTAAGCAAAAATGATGATAGTAAAAGAATACACATAAAATTTGATATTGAAAAATCCCAAAAAATTATAGATGCTGAAATACCATATAAGAGTTTTGATAAGTATTTAATAAAAAAACCTGCTAGATTGCGTTCGGTTATTAAAGTTGATAAACCAATAGAAACTTTAATTCAAGATACGCTCAACGTTAATATTACTGAAAAAAATTTGACACCTAATTTAGATGTATTTACAATAAATATTGATTCACCAATATTATTAAAAGAAGTAGGAACGTCGCAATACACAGATGGAGTGAGAATAGAAAAGGAGTTTCATCTAATTCTTAACCCACCGGATTCACCATTCTATGTAGAAAGAGGACAAGCAAGAAAAATCAAAGTCTTGTTTAACAATAAGATATTTGAAGCAGAGTATAGATATGAAAACCAGGCTCGTAAAGATATTGAACTTCAAAGTATTAGATTTAAAAAAGATTTGAAAGAAGAATTTAGAAAAGTGTTTCCTATTCCTGAAGGACAATTTAGTATTCAGATAGGTGAAGATTTAAATCATTTTGTTTTTAATCATTTAGTGGAATTAGATACTATAGATTATGAAGATGAAGCAAAAGGATATGTTGAAGGAAAAAAGGCGTATAGAACTCATAAAATAATAGAAAGAAATCAACAAGTTATAAAGAAATCTAAAGTATTATTTATAAAAAAACATAATGGAAAATTATATTGTGAAGCATGTGGTTTTAATTTTACGGAAGTTTATGGAGATAGGGGTAAAGATTTTATTGAAGGGCATCATAAAAAACTAGTATCTCAAATGAAAGAAGGAGAAAAGACTAGAACTGAAGATATAGCAATGCTTTGCTCAAATTGTCATAGAATGATACACAGGAAGCCGTTATTATCAGTTGAGGAACTGTCTGAATTAATTCGAAATAAAGCTAAATAG